The proteins below are encoded in one region of Clostridium estertheticum:
- the trxB gene encoding thioredoxin-disulfide reductase — MEHIYDTIIIGGGPAGLSAGLYASRSRMDTLIIERAEFGGQVATTNEIDNYPGSIEDCTGATLSKRMKEQAEEFGTKFASEEVLEVELEGDIKVIKCKDKTYKTKTIIIASGATPRLGGFKNETELRGKGVSYCATCDADFFEDLDIAVLGGGDSAISEAIYLAKFGKTVTVIHRRSELRAVKSLQEKAFKNPKIKFIWDTVVEEAKGVEMLESLALKNVKTGELSELKADGCFVFVGYLPISELYKGKITMNERGDVITDENMRTNIPGVYAAGDIRVKLLRQVITATADGAIAATDAEHYIENKS; from the coding sequence ATGGAGCACATTTATGATACTATAATTATTGGTGGGGGACCTGCAGGGTTATCTGCTGGACTTTATGCATCAAGATCAAGAATGGATACTTTAATAATAGAAAGAGCAGAGTTTGGTGGACAGGTAGCTACAACTAATGAAATTGATAACTACCCAGGATCCATTGAAGATTGTACAGGAGCAACACTCAGCAAACGTATGAAAGAACAAGCAGAAGAATTTGGAACCAAATTTGCAAGTGAAGAGGTATTGGAAGTTGAACTTGAAGGCGATATTAAAGTAATCAAATGCAAGGATAAAACTTACAAAACTAAGACTATTATAATAGCATCAGGGGCAACTCCTAGACTTGGTGGGTTTAAGAACGAAACAGAATTAAGAGGGAAGGGAGTTTCTTATTGTGCAACTTGTGATGCTGACTTTTTTGAAGATTTAGACATTGCAGTGCTAGGGGGAGGAGATTCAGCTATATCTGAAGCTATATATCTTGCTAAATTTGGGAAAACTGTTACTGTCATACACAGAAGAAGTGAGCTCAGAGCTGTGAAATCACTTCAAGAAAAAGCTTTCAAAAACCCCAAGATAAAGTTTATTTGGGATACCGTAGTTGAGGAAGCTAAAGGTGTAGAAATGTTAGAAAGTTTAGCACTTAAAAATGTTAAAACTGGTGAACTTAGTGAATTGAAAGCAGATGGATGTTTTGTGTTTGTAGGATATCTTCCAATATCTGAATTGTATAAAGGGAAAATTACTATGAATGAGCGTGGTGATGTTATCACTGATGAGAATATGAGAACTAATATACCGGGAGTATATGCAGCAGGTGACATAAGAGTGAAGTTATTAAGACAAGTAATTACAGCGACCGCAGATGGAGCGATAGCGGCTACTGATGCTGAACATTACATTGAAAATAAATCATAG
- a CDS encoding thioredoxin family protein has product MVELTKDNFEEEVLKSEKPVFVDFWGDKCKVCLRLMPGVNELSKKYSDKIKFASLNTSMSRRIAIDQRVLGLPTMIIYSGAEKVSIITPDKISSLEDIENFIKEYYNTL; this is encoded by the coding sequence ATGGTAGAACTCACCAAAGATAATTTCGAAGAAGAAGTATTAAAATCAGAAAAACCTGTATTTGTGGATTTTTGGGGTGATAAGTGCAAAGTTTGCCTAAGACTTATGCCAGGAGTAAATGAACTCTCTAAAAAATATTCTGATAAAATTAAATTTGCTAGTTTAAATACATCAATGTCAAGAAGAATAGCCATAGATCAAAGGGTTCTTGGACTACCAACAATGATAATATATAGTGGAGCAGAGAAAGTCTCTATAATTACGCCAGATAAAATTTCATCATTAGAGGATATAGAAAATTTTATAAAAGAGTACTACAATACATTATAG
- the grdA gene encoding glycine/sarcosine/betaine reductase complex selenoprotein A — MKMFKSKKVIIIGDRDGIPGPAIEACIKSAKAQVVFSTTKCFSCSLAGAMDIELQQVVKDLTSKFGAENLVVIIGGAEAETSGITAETIAAGDPTFVGPLAGIALGLPVYHIFEPEIKEAFIKSVYDEQCSVMEMILDIDEIIIEVKSFRDKFCKVSLKQ, encoded by the coding sequence ATGAAAATGTTTAAGTCAAAGAAAGTTATTATTATTGGAGATAGAGACGGAATACCTGGACCTGCAATAGAGGCCTGCATAAAGTCTGCTAAAGCACAAGTTGTATTTTCAACAACAAAATGTTTTTCCTGCAGCTTAGCTGGAGCAATGGATATAGAACTTCAGCAAGTGGTAAAAGATCTTACATCAAAATTTGGTGCAGAAAATTTAGTAGTGATTATTGGAGGAGCAGAAGCTGAGACATCTGGAATAACGGCAGAGACAATAGCGGCAGGAGATCCAACCTTTGTTGGACCACTTGCTGGGATTGCTTTAGGGCTCCCTGTATACCATATATTTGAACCAGAGATTAAAGAAGCTTTTATAAAGTCGGTTTACGATGAGCAGTGTAGCGTAATGGAAATGATTTTAGATATAGATGAAATAATAATTGAGGTAAAATCTTTTAGAGATAAGTTCTGTAAGGTTAGCTTAAAGCAATAA
- the rpoN gene encoding RNA polymerase factor sigma-54, with translation MNFGLNLVQEQKLIMTQEMQMSVKLLQMSAQELGQYVNKEMQENPVLEEKDSQNSKSNDYDVNDYKEIIKYLDKDGYKVKNHATKNDGDEVSPFYYIAEEKSLKDYIKQQIGELTQKSDILSICKYMAENLDTKGYLSASLPDICKELGISNKKAEYALEIFQSLDPEGIGARNLRECLTIQLYNLGMDDENICKIINDYLELLAENKYSEIAKKLKIKISEVQKYGDIIKNLEPKPSRGFYTGETVKYVVPDAYINKIDDQYVISMNEDVLPKLNINSLYKEIIKDEKDTEAVEYVKDKLNSAMFLIKSIEQRKNTVYRVLEEILEVQREYFDRGLEYLKPMTLKIIANNLEMHESTISRAIREKYVSINDGKVVKIKDFFTNGITSGIGGEDISTINIKKNIKEMVESEDAKKPLSDQIICNRLNAEGVNISRRTVAKYREELEIKSSSKRKRF, from the coding sequence ATTAATTTTGGCTTAAACTTGGTCCAAGAACAAAAATTAATAATGACGCAAGAAATGCAAATGTCTGTTAAACTTCTTCAAATGTCAGCACAAGAACTTGGTCAGTATGTTAATAAGGAAATGCAAGAGAATCCAGTGCTAGAGGAAAAAGATTCGCAAAACAGCAAAAGTAATGACTATGATGTTAATGATTATAAAGAAATAATTAAATACCTTGATAAAGATGGATATAAAGTAAAAAATCATGCAACAAAGAATGATGGTGATGAAGTTTCTCCATTTTACTATATTGCAGAGGAAAAATCTCTTAAGGATTATATTAAACAGCAAATAGGTGAACTTACCCAGAAAAGTGATATTTTAAGTATATGCAAATACATGGCAGAAAACTTAGATACTAAGGGTTATTTATCAGCGAGTCTACCTGACATATGTAAAGAACTTGGAATATCAAATAAAAAGGCAGAGTATGCGCTAGAAATTTTTCAATCTCTAGATCCAGAAGGTATAGGAGCTAGAAATCTAAGAGAATGTTTAACAATTCAATTGTATAATCTAGGGATGGATGATGAAAACATCTGTAAAATAATTAATGATTATTTGGAGCTACTCGCAGAAAACAAATATAGCGAGATAGCAAAAAAATTAAAAATTAAAATAAGTGAAGTCCAAAAATATGGAGATATAATAAAAAATTTAGAACCTAAACCATCAAGAGGATTTTATACGGGCGAGACCGTTAAATATGTTGTACCGGATGCTTATATTAATAAAATTGATGATCAATATGTTATTTCTATGAATGAAGATGTACTTCCTAAATTAAATATAAATAGTTTGTATAAGGAAATAATTAAAGATGAAAAAGATACAGAAGCCGTAGAATATGTAAAAGATAAGCTTAATAGCGCGATGTTTCTTATAAAAAGTATTGAACAAAGGAAAAACACTGTGTATAGAGTTTTAGAAGAAATACTAGAAGTTCAAAGGGAATATTTCGATAGAGGCCTTGAATATCTAAAACCAATGACGCTTAAAATAATAGCTAACAATTTAGAGATGCATGAATCTACAATAAGCCGTGCAATTAGAGAAAAATATGTAAGTATAAATGATGGCAAAGTCGTTAAAATAAAAGATTTTTTTACTAATGGAATAACATCAGGTATAGGCGGAGAGGATATATCTACAATTAATATTAAAAAGAATATTAAGGAAATGGTAGAGAGTGAGGATGCAAAAAAACCTTTGTCTGATCAAATTATTTGTAATCGGTTAAATGCTGAAGGGGTAAATATTTCTAGAAGAACAGTGGCAAAATATCGCGAAGAACTTGAAATTAAAAGCTCGAGTAAACGAAAAAGATTTTAA
- a CDS encoding sugar-binding transcriptional regulator produces the protein MENILKLEQRIVPELIELLEKRHDILRMICYNQPIGRRILSNHMCISERIVRNEINFLKSQNLIEVNALGMFITSDGEEIIRQLKGFIHEIKGLSKIEKSIEKHLKLKQVIIVPGDVESDKSVLKELGKAAANYAMDIIEDNSIIALTGGTTVKEVVDSFPKNNKYKNILVLPARGGMARNVEIQANTLVARLADRIGGNYELLHVPDNLSNAALETILNEKDIKNIIDKIRSADILLYGIGIAKDMAMKRGIPQKKIRELEEVGAVGEAFGQYYNELGEIVYSTPTIMVKNEDVKHEKILIAVAAGKNKARAIIATEINRSSTVLIIDEAAAQKIINILEKRE, from the coding sequence GTGGAGAATATTTTAAAGTTAGAACAGAGAATAGTGCCTGAATTGATAGAACTTCTTGAGAAACGGCATGATATATTAAGAATGATATGTTATAATCAACCTATAGGACGTAGGATTTTATCAAATCATATGTGTATAAGCGAGAGAATAGTAAGAAATGAAATAAATTTTCTGAAGTCTCAGAACTTAATTGAAGTTAATGCATTGGGTATGTTTATAACATCTGATGGAGAAGAAATTATACGTCAGTTAAAGGGATTTATTCATGAAATCAAAGGATTATCTAAAATTGAGAAATCTATTGAAAAACACTTGAAGCTCAAGCAAGTTATAATTGTTCCCGGAGATGTAGAAAGTGATAAAAGTGTTCTTAAAGAACTAGGGAAGGCAGCGGCGAATTATGCTATGGATATTATTGAAGATAATAGTATAATTGCATTAACCGGTGGAACTACTGTAAAAGAAGTTGTAGATAGTTTTCCTAAAAACAATAAGTACAAAAACATCTTGGTGCTTCCAGCTAGAGGTGGTATGGCGAGAAATGTAGAAATTCAAGCTAATACTTTGGTTGCAAGGCTAGCAGATAGAATTGGTGGAAATTACGAATTACTACATGTACCTGACAATTTAAGTAACGCGGCACTAGAAACTATATTAAACGAAAAAGATATAAAAAATATAATTGATAAAATTCGAAGTGCTGATATTCTTCTTTATGGCATAGGCATCGCAAAAGATATGGCTATGAAAAGGGGGATACCTCAAAAGAAAATTAGGGAACTTGAAGAAGTGGGTGCAGTAGGTGAAGCATTTGGTCAATATTATAATGAATTAGGTGAGATAGTTTATTCCACACCTACTATTATGGTAAAAAATGAAGATGTTAAACATGAAAAAATACTAATTGCAGTAGCGGCTGGAAAAAATAAAGCTAGAGCAATTATTGCCACTGAAATCAACCGTTCTAGTACTGTTTTGATAATTGATGAAGCGGCTGCACAAAAAATTATAAATATTTTAGAAAAAAGAGAGTAA
- the gap gene encoding type I glyceraldehyde-3-phosphate dehydrogenase, whose translation MVKVGINGFGRIGRNVFNALVKNYSTELEVVGINDLTDAATLAHLLKYDSLYGKFDGTVEAKENSIVVNGKEIKIFAEREPKNIDWSSLGVEIVLESTGFFTDATKAADHLGVSVKKVLISAPAKNEDITIVMGVNEEKYDSSKHNIISNASCTTNCLAPFAKILDKEFTIVKGLMTTIHSYTGDQRLLDAPHNDMRRARAATLSMIPTTTGAAKAVALVLPQLKGKLNGFSLRVPTPTVSCVDLVAELGRDVTIEEVNAAFKKASENEMKGILGYSEEPLVSIDYKGDERTSIIDAMSTMVIEGNMVKVVSWYDNEAAYSSKLADLAKFVADKL comes from the coding sequence ATGGTAAAAGTAGGAATTAATGGATTTGGAAGAATAGGAAGAAACGTATTTAACGCATTAGTAAAAAATTATTCAACAGAGTTAGAAGTAGTAGGAATCAATGATTTAACAGATGCTGCTACACTAGCACATCTTTTAAAATATGATTCACTTTACGGAAAATTTGACGGAACTGTAGAAGCTAAAGAAAATTCTATAGTTGTTAACGGAAAAGAAATTAAAATATTCGCTGAAAGAGAACCTAAAAACATCGACTGGAGTTCACTTGGAGTAGAAATCGTACTTGAGTCAACTGGATTCTTTACAGATGCTACTAAAGCAGCTGATCATTTAGGAGTTAGTGTTAAAAAAGTTCTTATATCTGCACCAGCTAAAAATGAAGATATAACAATAGTTATGGGTGTTAATGAAGAAAAATATGATTCATCAAAACATAACATAATATCTAATGCTTCATGTACTACTAATTGTTTAGCACCATTTGCTAAAATATTAGACAAAGAATTCACAATAGTTAAAGGCTTAATGACTACAATTCATTCATATACTGGAGATCAAAGATTATTAGACGCTCCTCACAATGATATGAGACGTGCAAGAGCTGCTACATTATCAATGATTCCTACTACAACAGGTGCAGCTAAAGCAGTAGCATTAGTTTTACCACAATTAAAAGGAAAATTAAACGGATTCTCATTAAGAGTTCCAACTCCAACAGTTTCATGTGTAGATTTAGTAGCTGAACTTGGAAGAGATGTTACTATAGAAGAAGTAAATGCAGCATTTAAAAAAGCTTCTGAAAATGAAATGAAGGGTATCCTTGGATACAGTGAAGAACCATTAGTTTCTATAGATTACAAAGGAGACGAAAGAACTTCTATTATTGATGCAATGTCAACTATGGTTATTGAAGGAAATATGGTTAAAGTCGTTTCATGGTACGATAATGAAGCAGCATATTCAAGTAAATTAGCTGATTTAGCTAAATTTGTTGCAGATAAACTATAA
- a CDS encoding phosphoglycerate kinase: protein MKFNKKTIEDIEVKGKKVLVRCDFNVPLKDGEITDVNRLVGAMPTIEYLIKNGARVILCSHLGKPNGEAKPELSLAPVAKRLSEMLKKEVVFAADPNVVSDKVKSVVSKMKDGDVILLENTRYRKEETKNKENFSKELASLADIFVNDAFGTAHRAHCSTVGVTEFVKTSVCGYLIQKELKFLGDAVENPVRPFVAILGGAKVSDKIAVIANLLDKVDTLIIGGGMAYTFLKAGGYSVGSSLVEEDKVEYAKDMMQKAESKGIKFLIPVDHIVADKFSADAEPVVTPDQNIKDGYMGLDIGPKTCEMYKGAISTAKTIVWNGPMGVFEFKNFAKGTIAVAEAMSKVDGTTIIGGGDSAAAVNQLGFGDKMTHISTGGGASLEFLEGKLLPGIEALTDK, encoded by the coding sequence ATGAAATTTAATAAGAAAACAATTGAGGATATTGAGGTTAAGGGCAAAAAGGTTTTAGTAAGATGTGATTTCAATGTGCCACTAAAAGATGGAGAAATTACAGATGTAAATAGATTAGTAGGTGCAATGCCAACAATAGAATATTTAATTAAAAATGGAGCAAGGGTAATTTTATGCTCACATCTTGGAAAACCAAATGGCGAGGCAAAACCTGAACTTTCTTTAGCACCAGTAGCTAAAAGATTAAGCGAAATGTTAAAAAAAGAAGTAGTTTTTGCAGCAGACCCGAATGTTGTTAGTGATAAGGTGAAATCTGTTGTATCTAAAATGAAAGACGGAGACGTTATATTACTAGAAAATACAAGATATAGAAAAGAAGAAACTAAAAACAAAGAAAACTTTTCTAAAGAATTAGCTTCTCTTGCAGATATTTTTGTAAATGATGCATTTGGAACAGCTCATAGAGCTCATTGTTCTACTGTTGGCGTAACTGAGTTTGTTAAAACATCAGTATGTGGATATTTAATTCAAAAGGAATTAAAATTCTTAGGTGATGCAGTAGAGAATCCAGTTAGACCATTCGTTGCAATTTTAGGTGGAGCTAAGGTATCTGATAAAATAGCTGTTATTGCTAATTTACTTGATAAAGTAGATACACTAATAATTGGTGGAGGAATGGCATATACATTCTTAAAAGCCGGTGGTTATTCTGTAGGAAGTTCTCTAGTTGAGGAAGATAAAGTAGAATATGCTAAGGATATGATGCAAAAAGCTGAGTCAAAAGGAATTAAATTCTTAATACCAGTTGATCATATAGTTGCAGATAAATTTTCAGCTGATGCAGAGCCAGTAGTTACACCGGATCAAAACATTAAAGATGGTTACATGGGACTTGATATTGGACCTAAGACTTGTGAAATGTATAAAGGTGCTATAAGCACAGCTAAGACTATTGTTTGGAATGGCCCAATGGGTGTATTCGAATTTAAAAATTTCGCAAAAGGAACAATTGCTGTAGCTGAGGCTATGTCAAAAGTTGATGGAACTACTATAATAGGTGGTGGAGATAGTGCAGCAGCTGTTAACCAATTAGGATTTGGAGATAAAATGACTCATATATCTACCGGTGGTGGAGCATCTCTTGAATTTTTAGAAGGTAAATTATTACCAGGAATTGAAGCTCTTACAGACAAATAA
- the tpiA gene encoding triose-phosphate isomerase, with translation MRKGIIAGNWKMNKTVAEAVTLIEEMKPLVKDAKCDVVVCPTFLCLDAVIKATKGTNIKVGAQNMFYEESGAFTGEVSPGMLEDIGVDYVIIGHSERRQYFNETDEAVNKKLKAAYSHNIIPILCVGETLSDREGNITEKVLAGQVKLDLEGLIKEQVEKLVIAYEPIWAIGTGKTATADQANETIAFIRATVGAMFGSEVAEKVRIQYGGSVKPSTIKEQMAKSDIDGGLIGGASLKAQDFAGIVNY, from the coding sequence ATGAGAAAAGGTATAATTGCAGGAAATTGGAAAATGAATAAAACTGTAGCTGAAGCGGTAACTTTAATTGAGGAAATGAAGCCATTAGTTAAAGATGCAAAATGTGATGTTGTAGTTTGTCCTACATTTTTATGCTTAGATGCAGTAATAAAAGCAACTAAGGGTACAAATATAAAGGTTGGAGCTCAAAATATGTTTTATGAAGAAAGTGGTGCTTTTACAGGCGAAGTTTCTCCAGGAATGTTAGAAGATATTGGCGTTGATTATGTTATAATTGGACATAGTGAAAGAAGACAATATTTCAATGAAACTGATGAAGCTGTAAACAAAAAGCTTAAAGCTGCTTATAGCCATAACATCATTCCTATACTTTGTGTAGGAGAAACTCTTAGTGATAGAGAAGGAAATATTACAGAAAAAGTTTTAGCAGGTCAAGTAAAATTAGATTTAGAAGGACTTATAAAAGAGCAAGTGGAAAAATTGGTTATTGCTTATGAACCAATTTGGGCTATAGGAACAGGTAAAACTGCAACTGCTGATCAAGCTAATGAGACAATTGCATTTATAAGAGCAACTGTTGGAGCTATGTTTGGTAGTGAAGTAGCTGAAAAAGTTAGAATTCAATATGGTGGTTCTGTTAAACCATCAACTATAAAAGAACAAATGGCTAAATCAGATATAGATGGTGGTTTAATCGGAGGAGCTAGCCTTAAGGCACAAGACTTCGCCGGAATAGTAA